AAGAAACAGTCCATAACTGTGCCAAGCCTGGCTTCGATTGAGGAGATGAGGACTTTGTTTTCGCAGATTACTCTCAGCGAAGATCACACAAGTTTGGAGAAAAGATCAACAAAACAGGGACAGGACGAAGCTAACAACAGAACTCCATTCTTGGAAGTAAACATATGAGTGatcagacaaaaaaagaaaaagcttcaaGCTCTGGCAGTTAAGTTCATTAACTAGATGAGTTTAGAAGATCGAGAGTGTGTAAAGGTTGTTATTGTAGTACGCAAACTTATCTTTTACATAAAACCCGGTATGCATATTAATTGCTGAAATCTCAGATTTTGGAATGACGTCACCGGTTACGGTTGATTTGGCTAATTTTCTCATTTGAGTCAAccaaaaatgaaatatgagaaagtaaacaaaagaaaagtaaagacTTTTGCATTGCTTctacaagaaaaaacataataaagtcAAGAAAATAAGCACATATTTCTAATTtatcactttttaaaatacaattgcTGTCATCAAGAATCCGTCACTGATGACGATCTCAAATTAATCTGACTGCCTTCGAGCTCTTAACCATCTAGGTGGAGAATGTATTATATACAGTATTAAAAAAGGCTTTAGGTTGGTCTCTAGTGCATTTGTTTGACCAAATTGAATTTTTCTCAACGAACATGGCGATGATTTGTATTAGAACTTGCATCTGAAGAttagttttgtatatttgttttgCGCTAGTTTGAAGGTTTAGTAGTGTTTTCTTGACTATGCATTAAAATACGGAAAAACAGTTTACCAAAAACATAATAAGTATATATTACTTATTTAGAGCTGTAATTTTCCAATCattgatttaagaaaatatgattAGGATACAgtttttaactaaatatatatggaTGGGTTGGGTGTTTGATGTTAATTATTTAAGTAATGACTGTGTGGTAAGCAAGTCCATGAGAAACCAAGTTGCTAGATTTATTCTGTGTTGTGTACATTTGTTGACTGACTCTACTACTTTATTTCAGATTCACACCTTAGAAGTTTCTAAGAAGCGAGAACTATGTGATGATGCATCACGAAAAGGCGATATTACCCTTGTTATTCAACCCTCGTGGTATGCATTGTGCCGGCGGTCGAAGGCTGATTACTGAAAatgtcaaacaaaacaattacaagTCAAACAAGCCGCACTACttaacttgtttttgttttttgacaaTCGCACTACTTGTTTATTGTTAGAATATTAGTTTAGACGACTTCTTTTGGTCAAACTACTAGAAAGTCCAACTTTTTAGGTATTGCtgttatattataaatacattaCTTCTGAGTTCTCAACCTTCATTACAACATTCTCTCAATTCAGGTTTCTTTTTTAACAAGCAAAAACTCAAACGtctacttttgtttgtttgtttgtaacacCTCTCAAATCTTAATTTACTTTGCTTTCTTTGTTCTCAAAATCTtaccaaaccaagaaaaaaaataagtatgaAGAGAGAAAGATCTGATTTCGAAGAATCCATCAAGAATCTAGACATTGCAAAATGTCTGATGATATTAGCACAAACCTCCATGGTTAAACAGATCGGTTTGAACCAGAACCAACATACAGATAGCCATATGAGCAACCGATTCGAATGCAAAACGTGTAACAGGAGATTTTCTTCGTTTCAAGCCCTTGGTGGTCACCGGGCAAGCCATAAGAAGCCAAAGCTCACTACCGTTGAGCAGAACGAAGTGAAACATCTTAGCAACAATTATAAAGGAAATAATCATTTGCACGAGTGTTCGATATGCGGTCAACGTTTTGGGACCGGACAGGCTTTAGGTGGTCACATGAGACGGCATAGGTCAAGCATGAAAGTCCAGCCATCGTTCATCTGTCCCGTGGTTCCTACCATGCCTGTTTTGAAACGATGCAGTAGTAGCAAGAGGGTTTTGAGTTTGGATTTGAATCTGACTCCGTTAGAGAATgatcttgaatatatttttgggaAGACATTTGTCCCAAAAATAGATATGAAATTcgttctttagttttttttttcttttctttctctcaatcaTTTGTATTGTAATTcccattttttaattaaatcttcAAACGTTAATgtaaaaaaacttcatggtATGTATAAGTTCGTTCTTGGTTTTTCAtgtactattaaaaaaaattataaattataaattataaatttccaTTCCTGGAGTACAACGTATTCATTAGCGGGACAAATTTTGGGCCCATCTATGCCTGATtaggaattgttttttttttttttttttttttttttttttttttNTGATTATGAATTGTAAAACGTATTATTTCTTGGCTTATGCGTATAGTACGTACATACTACATAAATACGCTATGCAAAAATATAGATGTTAAAATCTAAGACGTTGTCATTTCACtgatttgcttatatatatggtagtaatgaaaatatattacgCATAATTTAGGATTAGTAATTTTATTTCCTGTATAAGATGACACATTAGTCTTTCTTTCCACCCTATTAAGCGGATGTTTTTTTCGAATTAATAGGCTTAACTGGATATTATTTGTCTTAGTTTTCgtaaaaataatatcttatatttatagaaaatttgtATAAGCGTCAAGAAAACATGTTAACAAAAACATTCAATAAGCTCAACAATCATTATAAAAGTAGTAGTCTAGTAGATACTAGATACACATAGACATAGTCACATAAATTAATGAGAGAACCATTGTTTTGTCTCTAGTAATTCTAATTTGTAATTCTAATTGTATAtcagttaatattttgtaatttctaatCAAGTTAATTGTGTACAGTTATCCTTTGCACTTTAAAACTTATTATGGCTAAACGGGAAGTTAgtacttaataaaaaaaaataggaaaacgACAAGTACTCTTGACACTATAGAGTGTTAAGTACCGTTTAGAATGTTAAACGGTACTAATATTATTAACTAGTACAATACTATAACTACtcctgtgttttgtttttaaaatatatacatgatcACACACCCTATTTGTTAAGTCAAGTAAATTATCTGTACTAACCTTTACTTTGTTGCATGCAACTGTACCATCacttcctttctcttttcccacGGTGCATTTATAGTACTAACTATaagtatattatttcattatttgttaagttaattaatattagtGATGGTGCAGTTTTTGGCTTTAGATTCAGTAAAATCCAATTTCTAAGCCATTCATGATTATGAGAAAATTagattttctaaaatttaggaaaaccagattttggaagattttagcaatttgttcataaaatctaaaaaccatatTTTAGGAGTTTTTCAGcgtgacattttttttatatttattttctttttgctaatatataattattctaATTTCcttaaattctaaaataaactatacaaccttttttttgtgcGACGACCAAACTAAAACCTATTCTACGGGTATTTCCTAAAGACttgcatattttttattattaaactaatctcttttatataatttatttactacTATAAAAGAGCAACTTTTCATACTTGTCTTCTACATTCACATAAATTTCATTCCCATCGCATGAGTGCAAACATCTCTACAAATTAAGCTTGGATTTTGCGGTAAATTTTAGTCTAAcaccattatttatttatatcaacaccatttgtttagaaatttttattttattgttacgATGTTTACATTATAGTTTATTATAGGTATGGCTTATCGTGGACAATCATCAAATGCGAGAGAGGTACCTATTTAGCTGAGATGTTTATTTTCTAGTGATGTCTATCCTACCATAGTACAAAATTATCTTGACTAATTACGtgtatgtaaataaataatatgatataaaGCCGAAGCTTCAATGGACCGATAGTATGGTTCATcattttcttgaaatatatGAGACTGAGATGGAGCTTATTAATTGGCGTATTGGCCCTCTAAAGAAAGAGAGTAAGGCGAGAATTAGAAAAGGATTTCAAGAAGCCACAGGTCACGATCTTGATTGGCTTCcactaaaaaacaaattttacaatCTTAAAAAGCTTTATGATGTTTATCGTCGTCTGATCGAAAAAACTGGAGTTGGACTTGATCCCACCACTCAAGCTATTGACATGGACGACGGATGGTGGAAGGAACGTATTAAGGTAATATTTACATATCGTATCACATGATTTTGTTAGTTAACAACATATAGTAAACTAAATTATTGaactttaattctttttattatataggaaaCACCAATTGCTTCAAAGCTCCGAGCAAATCCTCTTATCGACCTCGATAGAACGGATCGGCTTTTCAGCACCAAACACATTGGTACTGATGATGGATACTATCCAGGTTCCGGAGTGGATCAGTGTACAGAGTCAGAGACCGCTACTGAAAATGATTCTGAAACCAGTGAATCTAGGAAATGATTTCGATGTGCCTTCAGAAAACCTGAGCGAAACACCGTCTTCATACAACCAGAGCTCAAAACGTGTATACGGAAACTCTACACGTCCTTCATCTTCAACACGTAAACGAGCAACGTCAAAAGTTTCATACGACTTTGTGACAAATGATGCTTACAAGAAACGAACAGAAATTTATGAGCAAGCCCAAGATAACAAGTTGGAACGTGCAATTGAATCGCTACTAACACTCCCTGGACTTCAATATGACTCCTCTTTATATTGGGGAGCGGTGAGTGTGCTTCAAAGCAACGAGACGCATGCACGTGTTTATCTAACACTACCCAATGACGATGCTAGGATCAAATATCTTGAGCGGACAACAGGAATAAGTCGAACAACTGAATAGGCTAATGAATAATATTGATCagaagaaaactttttttatttcacttttgtTGAATGTTTTTAGTTTGCCGTAGaataatgatttgtttatttttctgttgtttttgaaattaataaatatcttCCATTTTCATCTTAGTAATtcatatctgttttttttttagagggaAGCGTTTTACAGAATGCTTGAAGATGATGAGGCAGAAGATGGAAGCATTAACTTTGGAGAATCATTCATGGATCCTTACTCCATGAGTATAGAAAGGAGACCGATGAATGTAGATCCAGAACGTGGCCGAAGATACGTATATGAACTAATTCATGGTCATGAGCAACAATGCTACGTCATAATTTGGATGTATCCACCAGGTGTACATCCAACTATGTGAAAAACTTAAGGAGGACCATCACTTGATGGACACCGATGAAGTAAGCATCCAGGAAAGAGTTGCTATTTTTCTCACCATATGCGCTCAAAACGGAACTCAGAGGTATGTTGGAAAAATATTTGGTCATTCACAAGAAACCATAGGCCGAAAATTTCACGAAGTGTTGAATGCTCTCGAACACATGGCGGTTGAATTGCTTAGACCTGGTCCAGAAGAGCTCAGTCAACCTAATCCAAAGTTACAATCTGACAGAAGGTACTGGCCTTACTTTAGAGGTTTTATTGGTGCAATAGATGGAACACATGTTCCGGTCACCGTTGTGggaaaaaattcagaaaaatatTGGAATAGGAAAAGCGGCACAAGTATGAATATCTTAGCAATATGCAATATAAACATGTTGTTTACATATGCGTATATTGGTATTCCCGGATCTGCTCATGATGCTAAGGTTCTAATGCTAGCAATGGAGGGGAATCATCAATTTCCAACTCCACCTACGGGCAAATATTATTTGGGAGATTCTGGTTATGCTCTTCGACCTGGATTCCTTACTCCATATCGAGGGGAAAGATACCATCCTAGCGAATATAATGGAGCTAGACCACCAAGTAGTCACAAAGAAATGTTCAATAAACGACATTCTTCACTGCGATCTATCATCGAACGGACTTTTGGTGTATGGAAAGCAAAATGGCGAGTTTTAAGAGAAAAACCAAGGTATGCCATACATGTTCAACGAAAAGTTATTGCTGCAACAATGGcattacataattttattaggTTATCAAATCTACGAGATGTTGACTTCGATTCAGACCGCATAGCTAGTAATATAGCTGAAGAAGATTATAATTCAGATGAAGAATTAGAGCAAAACAATACTCCAATGCAGTATATGGAAGGGATTCGGGATGAAATTTCTGCATCATTATGGAGTtctcgatgatgatgatagtaattTTGCAGTAATGTATTTTCTATATGCAATAAAcgtatgtttttttcttgcatcattgtatttttaatcttttaataaaaattaaaaatcattattttattatttttaaaataattattatacataaaaaccaaaacctaatcaagtcaccattcaagattttgcaaaaactaaaatctacacaaaaaatcaaaaactaaaaaaatcaaaaaccaaaatccaaaagctaaaaaccaaaatctaaaaactagtTAAAAACCAGTAGGCATCCATGGCCTATAATTTACTTTTTCCAGAGGTTAGAAAATGAGATTTTCTAAGTTTATCATACTTTAGTTTACGTTAGCACATCTCATAATTAATTTGCCTATTCTCCacttgcatgttttttttttcttttcaatttggTTAGTTTTTGAATGTGGGAAATGTTGTTTAGTTTTGAGGGTATTAGTTGAtgcgtttttctttttattaagtatttgttttattttttgtcaatttaTATCTAAAGTCAGCATTAAATTTTCaaggataaaaaaaacttttaaaattggtGAGTTCATCATCATCGAGGGAAAGAATGTCAATTAAACAGACATTATTCGTTTGGTGAAGACTCGAGGACCGGTTTCTGTCGAAATAGAAGTTACTCCGGAATATTCAATGAAAGTAAGTAAATTTCTTACATAATTTTTCAAATACTAATTTTTATTGACATaatttggatttgacttttgacttttgttatcttttcttttttaaataggGGGATATTATGTACTATGGGCCACCCGAAAACTCGAAAGTTGAAATTCACATCGTGTTACTTACCAAGtattcaacaaacaaaagtgGCGTATCCTATTTCGAGTATCAGAACAGTTGGGGACCCAAATGGGGAGTGAatggttttggaaaatttgCAAGAAGAGTCATTTTGCCTGCTGGAAGACCCTTCTTGATTAAATCCTACATGTATCCTGAGGTATGCATGTGCATAATTTCATTCTGTCTAACTTAtgattaatttactaattttattattatatataataaacttttactAAATTATGCAGCTTCTTGATCAAGTCATGGATGTATGAGGACCAAAAACCGCTAGTAAGTAATATATTCTTGTACTAAATATTTAGTTTACTAAATTGGTTTTGTGTGATATGAATCggaaatcataaatttaatagGTTACTGGAATAAACTTAAAATTAACATAAGCACTCATAACAGTTGTATATACAGGTACCCAAGTGCTGTATCACATGGAGCAGCGAAATGAGCATACTTTGGTTTTAGAAGCGGTCTTATCTATTATGTTGGTTATGCACCAATTTATCTTATATATGGACTATGGTGCACTATAATTCTAcgaattttagtttattaaacaaatgaaaaccatatttttggtattttggtattttgagaaaactcgttttgtattttgttttacgTAACTTTTAAAGACTTTGTTCTACTACTTATGCAGTTATGCCGTACCTTTTTATATGATGCTATCAAACATAGTAACCATATGTAATCttaatcttaatatatataaaacataagtCACTTACCGACTTACTATGTTTGATATGATATAAAACACAAGTCAAACATATaccatatatatgtaaataaaataataagttttCTTTTCAACATTCAATGTAAAGTAATATAAAACACAAGTCACTTACCACGAATATCAAAGTCactaattatcttatttatcatGTTGCATTTTTGGGTATTAAAAGACTACACTGCTAATACTGATCACAAGGATAGATTATTATACTACAGCTTCTACTTGCACCTTAGTACCTTACACAAGCACCCATAGCTTAGACCTTACTCCTAGTTGTAGACTCACTTCTACAAGCACGGTTAAACTACTAAACATTACACAACAACAGCTAGACTTGACAACTCTACTTATAGCTAGACTTGCGCCAACCTTACAAACAACATAATTCAATGGCCTATCTCAACTAATAAAGCCCATTGTCTCATTAATACAAGATACACAAGCTACAGATCGACTTGCCAAAGAACCTGTACcgaacaatgttttttttaccaGTTACTATTacattcttgtattttgttgtaAATGTCCCCAAACGAGGATCACTCTTTCTGGTAATAAAAGCATTcgagatgttaaaaaaaaaaaaaaattaatataatttcaaaattaaaacactATAATTTAAACTCTATACGATTATTATGGaagtacatatataaaactaatattatcttATATCAAAATTACATCAAATTAACATTACAATAAAGATTTATggattttataaagaaaacctAAATAATGCTCATTATAAGTGAAAATGTCAAATCGTaatttttgcaatttaattactaaacaaaaagaaaatacattattaatcttctaaataataaatagccaaataatatttaatatttaatttaccaTATTAATTACTATGTTTTACATCTCATCTTTGGTAGGCGGTAATCTAAGTTTAACAAGATAAAATTGAAAAGTATGGACATTTACCTAATTAATATATTCAGAGGGGTGGTAATGTAAGAAAGAAAACTATAGACCAGTTAATCTTGATGACAACCAGTATGCTGTGAAACCAGAAACCACCAGAGAGTTCATGGCCAGGCTATCTATGGAGTCCCTAGAGGGATTCAATGAAATAAATAgtacaaaatatgtttttttaaaggTTATCAAAGCCAATTTTCACTTCTCTGCTGGCATCATGTTTTACATTACCTTTCAAGGTAAGCTACTATCCGATGATGTCTTAAAACAGTTCCAAACTAAGGTTTGCTATTGCGCTGAAACCGCCGATTTTATCTCATGCGAACTCAAACCTGAGAAAAGAGGTAACTCTCGACATGACTTGgtctatctttgttttcttgtctgtTGTTGAGAAATCATTTTGAAACTgcttataatattgtttttggcAGTCCACTCCATTGAGGCTGCAGATAAAGAAGATCCCAAGAAACCAAGGTATATCTATCTATCTTgtctttttaatttactttgatGATCGTCTTTCCCTTTTTGTTCTCTCCTATGTTACTAAAGGTTCTTTTACACTCTGCTGAAAGTTGTTTTCTTGCTGTATTTATATCCTCAGATTGACTTCAGTGGAGCCATCTAATGTCTAATACTGGATCAGACGCAAGCACAAACCGAGTCTATGTTATGTAATGACACTTGCTACTATTTCCCCTGTTCGTTTCTTGTCTTTAGAGTCCCAAGTTCTCATCAGACGCTTatgttatcttattatattttaatctatgTATTGACggtgtgttttaatttaattagtccAACAGCGAATTCAAAGTTTGCTAATCCCTTAATTATGATAGAGAGCAACGGTTCTCTCAGTCCAATTTTTCTTAGGTTGTTTTCAAATCCCATTTTTGAGCCGTCCTTATAGAACCGGATACTTTCGGTCCAGTTGgatgtttaaaattaaaatggtCTGAATTTTGATAAAAGATTATTTTAAAGGTTCAAATGACATTATTAATTTAGCTTTCTCATATTTCACTCttacagtcttttttttttctttcttttctctcattctCCTTTCTCATTCTTTTAAAGTTTCACTCGTTCATCTCTTGTCTATAAATTAATCTTTTAGCAAACAAACCGAATCCTTTAAACCAAATGTTGAGCCAACTAAGTCAGGCCtaatggaaaaaacaaaaagaatatgattTATTACCTACACAAgcccgttgttgttgttgttgttgttttttattctcttttattGTTATTTGTATATCTGGATTAGAGTAATGTGTCTCAGCCGTCCGACTGACAATTAACCAAACTACGTTAGCTGtatcaaacgaaaaaaaattatagggCTAGGGTTCTTGTATTTTTGTTCATAAAACACGCAAAGCTCCTTCGATGGCGGATGATTTTCCAGGTACGAAACCAGatctgtaattttttattttatttggaagGATGTatgtatacatacatatattggATGAAATCCCTAAAAGTAGTTAGTCGGTACGGTGTCAGATTGGAGAACGATGGTGCATCCTGTATATTTGCTATACAGGGAAGATGAGTTTTCTCGGAAAATCTATTATCCTTCTATAAGACGCTGTGCGGATGAAGACAAGGTCTTGGCGGAGGAAGAGTATCGCATCTTAAGGGAACAAGTCCATGAGTCCGAggttttttcatctttcttttagtgtatgtttggttctttcttgcTTGCTATAAAATCTACTAGTGTTTAAAAAAGTCAGTTTAATTTCTTGGAAAATGATTCATCATCATATTGGTGTGTGTATTGTTTTAATAAGTAATAATCATTAGGGGTTTGACATAGATTTCACCAAGTTCCGCTGCGCTTTCAATTACCTACCTGTTGCTCTCGATGGAGACGACGAGTTTGGTGGACCAGGAACCAACAGAGAGTTTATGGACAGGCTGTCTTTGGGTTCCCTAGAGAGATTCAATGAAACTAATAGTACAAAATATGAATTTGACAAGGTTATCAAAGTCAATCATCACTTATCTGCTGGCATGATGTTTTACATTACCTTTCAAGCTAAGCTGCCCTCCGATGATGTCTCTAAAGAGTTCCAAGCCAGGCTCTGCTATTGCAGTGGTACCCCTGATTATATCTTATGCCAACTCAAACCTGAGAAAAGAGGTAACTCGACATGACTTGGTCT
The Camelina sativa cultivar DH55 chromosome 6, Cs, whole genome shotgun sequence genome window above contains:
- the LOC104792531 gene encoding zinc finger protein ZAT11-like, which translates into the protein MKRERSDFEESIKNLDIAKCLMILAQTSMVKQIGLNQNQHTDSHMSNRFECKTCNRRFSSFQALGGHRASHKKPKLTTVEQNEVKHLSNNYKGNNHLHECSICGQRFGTGQALGGHMRRHRSSMKVQPSFICPVVPTMPVLKRCSSSKRVLSLDLNLTPLENDLEYIFGKTFVPKIDMKFVL
- the LOC104699282 gene encoding uncharacterized protein LOC104699282; translation: MVHPVYLLYREDEFSRKIYYPSIRRCADEDKVLAEEEYRILREQVHESEGFDIDFTKFRCAFNYLPVALDGDDEFGGPGTNREFMDRLSLGSLERFNETNSTKYEFDKVIKVNHHLSAGMMFYITFQAKLPSDDVSKEFQARLCYCSGTPDYILCQLKPEKRVHSTEAAYN